From one Leifsonia soli genomic stretch:
- a CDS encoding GNAT family N-acetyltransferase: protein MASGFEDPTDVVITNNRANRTWEALLDDELVGVVVYENVSATRLALTHAAIEEHHRKHGIGTKLISTMLDDIREKHQTVTVWCTAVVDFLEKHPEYRDLVDPTDPGRAPVAEWEGLTK from the coding sequence ATGGCGTCCGGTTTCGAGGACCCCACAGACGTGGTCATCACTAACAACCGGGCCAATCGCACATGGGAGGCATTGCTAGACGACGAACTCGTCGGTGTTGTCGTCTACGAGAACGTCTCCGCTACGCGGCTTGCGCTCACGCATGCCGCGATAGAGGAACACCACAGGAAGCACGGCATCGGCACCAAGCTCATCAGCACGATGCTCGACGACATTAGAGAAAAACACCAAACGGTCACAGTCTGGTGCACAGCAGTCGTCGACTTCCTCGAGAAGCATCCCGAATATCGCGACCTGGTCGACCCGACGGACCCCGGCCGCGCACCCGTCGCTGAATGGGAAGGGCTAACCAAGTGA
- a CDS encoding GNAT family N-acetyltransferase, with product MSAIDEYADEAGYPDGNGLLDDPNRPAAVTPGNEVALSAYDMQFVHQTHPDKYAAWIDGEEAATLPYRRVGGRVVLLKTTVDPKYRGKGVATEFIGRVLDELRHQNELIAVYCPLVRSFIDEHPQYASLLDPAHPGLLPGGEAETQTPVDDDPARFEDGL from the coding sequence GTGAGTGCCATCGATGAGTACGCCGACGAAGCTGGGTACCCCGACGGGAACGGACTGCTTGACGATCCGAATCGACCCGCGGCCGTAACCCCTGGCAACGAGGTCGCGTTGTCCGCCTATGACATGCAGTTCGTACATCAGACCCACCCGGACAAATACGCAGCATGGATCGACGGCGAAGAGGCAGCGACCCTTCCTTACAGGCGGGTCGGAGGCCGCGTCGTCCTCCTGAAGACCACAGTGGACCCCAAATATCGAGGCAAAGGGGTCGCTACCGAATTCATCGGTCGCGTCCTCGACGAACTCCGCCATCAGAACGAGCTCATCGCTGTTTATTGTCCACTGGTGCGTTCGTTTATCGACGAGCACCCGCAATACGCGAGCCTCCTCGACCCTGCCCACCCCGGGCTACTTCCCGGCGGGGAAGCTGAAACTCAGACACCGGTTGATGACGACCCGGCAAGGTTCGAAGACGGGCTCTGA
- a CDS encoding Na+/H+ antiporter NhaA codes for MKPQAPPPASTTGRTDWIRSLGYQVGRFVRTEAAGSVLLITAILVAMVWANLSEANYHEFWATDLSAHVGTARITMTLREFVSSGLMTVFFLVVGLEARREFDLGTLRDHRRVLVPFAAGVAGMALPVAIFLAFNAGTATAHGWAVAMSTDTALALGLVTLVGRELPEQIRAFILTVFIVDDLVALTVIALGYSGHVEIAPLLVALGAFAAMLILQRVRRVHCLAFPAALVAWVGLFFSGVDPIVLGLVAGLVTPAHVPERERLEDAAGSFRRFREQPTPKSARLAALGLNGALSMNERLQSRYLPWASYVVVPLFALANAGVSLQPSFVAGALSSPVTLGIVAGYVVGKPFAVILIPTLISWFTSGRLRPPVGWAALTGSGTIAGVGFTVAVLVASIAFTGPALEEAKLGVLIAVIDSTALTWVVFRLTSLLRPDRRMRALLGDAPEVPELVVPVDPHRDHVRGNSSAIVTVVEYGDFQCPFCGRAEREVRELLSADDVRFVWRHLPIVDVHPRAQSAALAAEAAGVQGAFWQMHDVLLSNQDRLEDEDLLRYAEILGLDLDRFHKDLTNPRFADRIDEDLLGADLSGAAGTPTFFINGRRHYGAYDVRSLRAAVMHARDLAEATTRAG; via the coding sequence GTGAAGCCCCAAGCACCTCCCCCAGCATCCACCACTGGCCGGACCGACTGGATCCGTAGCCTTGGCTATCAGGTCGGGCGATTCGTGCGCACAGAAGCCGCCGGATCAGTCCTGTTGATCACGGCGATCCTTGTCGCGATGGTGTGGGCGAACCTTTCAGAAGCCAACTACCACGAGTTTTGGGCGACGGACCTGTCTGCCCATGTCGGAACCGCCAGAATCACGATGACTCTCCGCGAGTTTGTCAGCTCCGGGCTGATGACAGTGTTCTTCCTCGTTGTTGGGTTGGAAGCTCGCCGCGAATTCGACCTCGGGACGCTGCGGGACCATAGGCGGGTGCTTGTGCCCTTTGCCGCCGGGGTGGCGGGTATGGCTCTTCCGGTCGCGATCTTTCTAGCATTTAACGCCGGGACAGCGACCGCTCACGGCTGGGCTGTCGCGATGTCTACAGACACCGCTCTTGCCCTGGGTTTGGTGACCTTGGTCGGTCGAGAACTTCCCGAGCAGATCCGCGCTTTCATCCTGACGGTGTTCATCGTCGATGACTTGGTCGCATTGACGGTGATCGCTCTCGGCTACAGCGGACATGTCGAGATTGCTCCGCTCCTGGTTGCGCTTGGCGCGTTCGCTGCCATGCTGATTCTGCAACGAGTCCGACGTGTGCACTGTCTGGCGTTCCCGGCAGCCTTGGTTGCATGGGTGGGGTTGTTCTTTAGCGGTGTCGACCCGATCGTGCTCGGTCTCGTCGCCGGCCTGGTCACGCCAGCTCACGTGCCGGAGCGCGAACGATTGGAAGACGCGGCTGGTTCGTTCCGGCGTTTTCGGGAGCAACCCACTCCGAAGTCAGCGCGTCTGGCCGCACTGGGGTTGAACGGTGCTCTGTCAATGAATGAGCGCCTGCAGTCAAGATATCTTCCGTGGGCCAGTTATGTCGTGGTGCCGTTGTTCGCATTGGCGAACGCCGGCGTTTCGTTGCAGCCGTCTTTCGTCGCTGGCGCTCTGTCATCACCGGTGACGCTCGGCATCGTCGCCGGCTATGTCGTCGGGAAGCCCTTTGCCGTCATTCTGATCCCCACGCTGATCTCATGGTTCACCAGTGGGAGGCTGCGCCCGCCGGTGGGTTGGGCTGCGCTCACGGGCAGTGGCACAATCGCCGGGGTCGGGTTCACCGTCGCTGTACTCGTGGCGAGTATCGCGTTCACAGGGCCCGCGTTGGAGGAAGCGAAACTCGGCGTCCTGATCGCGGTCATCGACTCGACAGCGCTAACTTGGGTTGTTTTTCGGCTGACTTCCTTGCTTCGTCCCGATCGTCGTATGCGAGCGCTTCTCGGCGACGCCCCGGAAGTGCCTGAACTGGTGGTCCCGGTTGACCCGCATCGCGACCATGTCCGTGGGAACAGCTCAGCCATTGTCACCGTCGTCGAATACGGCGACTTTCAGTGTCCGTTTTGCGGTCGCGCAGAACGTGAGGTGCGAGAGCTGTTGTCGGCGGACGATGTGCGTTTTGTATGGCGCCACCTTCCGATAGTTGACGTGCACCCGCGAGCCCAGTCTGCTGCTCTGGCGGCCGAAGCAGCTGGGGTTCAAGGCGCTTTCTGGCAAATGCACGACGTGTTGCTGAGCAATCAGGACAGGCTGGAGGACGAGGATCTGCTGCGGTACGCGGAGATCCTCGGTCTCGACCTCGATCGATTTCACAAGGACCTGACGAATCCGCGCTTTGCCGATCGGATTGATGAGGATTTGCTTGGTGCGGATTTGAGTGGTGCCGCTGGCACTCCGACGTTCTTCATCAATGGCCGCCGGCACTATGGCGCATATGACGTCCGCAGTTTGCGGGCGGCCGTAATGCACGCGCGGGATCTGGCAGAAGCGACGACACGCGCCGGTTAG
- a CDS encoding TetR family transcriptional regulator C-terminal domain-containing protein: MTEAAAARALTLKGQRTRAKIVDTAALLMFHDGVAGTTIEGVCESAGVGKSQIYHYFSDKNDLVRAVIESQADQVLGGHDPYLSNILGWETWDAWRNFVVDVQRKAQCVGGCPLGSLANELADSDDLTRKVLVRSFQRWEMAFLDAVQQMKDLGLIRQDANNGFIATTLLAALQGGLLLCQTSRDVAPLQSSLNGAIGYLRTFAA; encoded by the coding sequence GTGACCGAAGCTGCCGCAGCCCGTGCGTTGACCCTGAAGGGTCAGCGAACCCGGGCGAAGATCGTGGATACTGCTGCACTGTTGATGTTCCATGACGGAGTCGCCGGCACGACCATCGAGGGCGTATGCGAGAGTGCAGGGGTCGGCAAATCGCAGATCTACCACTATTTCTCCGACAAGAATGACCTGGTCCGAGCCGTAATTGAGAGCCAGGCTGACCAGGTGCTAGGCGGCCATGACCCGTACCTTTCGAACATCCTCGGCTGGGAGACCTGGGATGCGTGGAGGAACTTCGTAGTGGACGTCCAACGTAAAGCGCAATGCGTGGGCGGGTGCCCGCTGGGCTCGCTCGCCAATGAGCTCGCCGACAGCGACGATCTGACTCGCAAGGTTCTGGTGAGAAGCTTCCAGCGTTGGGAGATGGCATTTCTCGACGCAGTCCAACAGATGAAGGACCTTGGCCTAATCCGCCAAGACGCGAACAACGGATTTATCGCGACCACTCTGCTCGCCGCCCTTCAGGGCGGACTGCTGCTCTGTCAAACGAGCCGAGATGTTGCGCCGCTACAGTCATCGCTCAACGGCGCCATCGGGTACTTGCGGACCTTCGCCGCATAA
- a CDS encoding SDR family NAD(P)-dependent oxidoreductase, producing MEHQQCSSIHDLRPGSLTLQGQRTGCGSFGHRSSRVWTRYYICSSLSIDPDVRTDERDAPVSTQPLSGRTALVTGAGRGIGRAVAVQLAGAGAQVGLLGRTQEQLDETLEIIRDAGGHATSLAVDLSVPPRLVEILDEISLRFERVDILINNAATVAPLGPTEDVGLSAFRENIDLNVIAPVAFSARLAPAMRDRGWGRIVNVTSGVVERPESMIRGNAYVTGKAALEAHTLNLAAEFAHTGVTINAFRPGNVDTAMQAWIRAQNPDTVGPELHARFQRWFDGGTLTSAEHSASTLIPRLLTSQTGRIWSAGHTIAEGNR from the coding sequence ATGGAACATCAACAGTGCAGCAGTATCCACGATCTTCGCCCGGGTTCGCTGACCCTTCAGGGTCAACGCACGGGCTGCGGCAGCTTCGGTCACAGATCCTCCAGAGTTTGGACTCGATATTACATTTGCTCCTCGCTATCAATTGACCCTGACGTTCGAACCGACGAAAGGGACGCGCCAGTGTCAACCCAACCCCTCTCCGGACGTACCGCCCTTGTCACCGGTGCGGGCCGAGGTATCGGCCGTGCTGTCGCGGTCCAGCTAGCGGGCGCAGGCGCTCAGGTAGGCTTGCTCGGCCGCACGCAAGAGCAACTCGACGAGACCCTCGAAATCATTCGCGACGCCGGAGGGCATGCGACCAGCCTCGCAGTCGACCTGTCCGTGCCACCCCGGTTGGTTGAAATCCTTGACGAGATTTCGCTCAGATTCGAGCGCGTGGACATCCTGATCAACAATGCAGCAACCGTTGCGCCGCTCGGGCCTACCGAAGACGTCGGACTCAGCGCATTCCGTGAAAACATCGACCTGAACGTCATCGCACCGGTCGCATTCAGTGCGCGGCTGGCCCCGGCGATGCGGGACCGCGGCTGGGGCCGAATCGTCAACGTGACGAGCGGCGTCGTCGAGCGGCCCGAATCGATGATCCGCGGGAACGCGTACGTGACCGGAAAGGCCGCGCTCGAGGCGCACACTCTGAACCTTGCCGCCGAGTTCGCACACACCGGTGTCACCATCAATGCATTCCGACCCGGCAACGTCGACACCGCCATGCAGGCATGGATTCGGGCTCAAAATCCTGACACCGTCGGGCCCGAACTCCACGCTCGGTTCCAGCGATGGTTCGATGGCGGCACACTCACGAGTGCGGAACACTCGGCCTCGACGCTGATTCCTCGACTTCTCACCAGCCAGACCGGACGCATCTGGTCGGCCGGCCACACCATCGCGGAGGGGAACAGATGA
- the ctaD gene encoding cytochrome c oxidase subunit I produces MTTARPDTAELVNANTRRSTALDWFTTTDHKRIGYLYLVTSFIYFLFGGVLALGIRAQLFAPGLQVVQTKEQYNQLFTMHGTVMLLMFATPLFAGFTNVIMPLQIGAPDVAFPRLNALSYWLYSFGSLIVLGGYVTPQGAADFGWFAYQPLASQTFSPGLGGNLWMAGLALSGFGTILGAVNFITTIITMRAPGMTMFRMPIFTWNALVTSILALMVFPVFAAAVFAAFADRAFGAHIFDAANGGALLWQHLFWFFGHPEVYIIAIPFFGIISEVIPVFSRKPVFGYKTLVYATIAIAALAVTVWAHHMYVTGSVLLPWFSLMTMLIAVPTGVKIFNWIGTMWRGSLTFETPMLFSIGFLITFTFGGLTGVILASPPLDFHLSDSYFVVAHIHYVVFGTVVFAMFAGFYFWWPKWTGRMLNERLGHVHFWLLFIGFHMTFLIQHWLGALGMPRRYATYLPQDGFTWLNQVSSIGSAILALSMLPFLFNVYVTTRRGPKVTVNDPWGTGRSLEWATSCPPPRHNFTSIPRIRSESPAFDLNHPEQASIPGVLGSRV; encoded by the coding sequence ATGACTACCGCCAGGCCCGATACTGCCGAACTGGTAAACGCGAACACGCGCCGGAGCACAGCCCTCGACTGGTTCACCACGACCGACCACAAGCGAATCGGGTACCTGTACCTGGTCACCTCTTTCATCTACTTCCTCTTCGGCGGTGTCCTCGCCCTCGGAATCCGAGCTCAGCTCTTCGCGCCGGGCCTACAGGTTGTGCAGACGAAAGAGCAGTACAACCAGCTGTTCACCATGCATGGCACGGTCATGCTGCTCATGTTCGCGACTCCGCTGTTCGCCGGATTCACGAACGTGATCATGCCCCTCCAGATCGGGGCGCCAGACGTAGCCTTCCCTCGGCTCAACGCTCTGTCCTACTGGCTTTACAGCTTCGGCAGCCTCATCGTTCTCGGCGGGTACGTCACACCTCAAGGTGCGGCCGATTTCGGATGGTTCGCGTACCAGCCACTTGCAAGTCAAACGTTCAGCCCGGGACTCGGCGGGAACCTCTGGATGGCAGGGCTCGCTCTCTCCGGTTTTGGCACGATCCTGGGCGCAGTGAACTTCATAACCACGATCATCACCATGCGCGCCCCCGGCATGACGATGTTCCGAATGCCGATCTTTACCTGGAACGCGCTGGTCACGTCCATCCTCGCGCTCATGGTCTTCCCCGTCTTCGCCGCCGCCGTGTTCGCGGCATTCGCCGACCGGGCTTTCGGCGCGCACATCTTCGACGCTGCGAACGGAGGAGCACTTCTCTGGCAACACCTGTTCTGGTTCTTCGGGCACCCAGAGGTCTACATCATCGCGATTCCGTTCTTCGGAATCATCTCCGAAGTCATCCCCGTCTTCAGTCGTAAACCAGTGTTCGGGTACAAGACCCTCGTCTACGCGACTATCGCGATCGCGGCCTTGGCGGTCACGGTCTGGGCGCACCACATGTACGTCACCGGATCAGTTTTGCTTCCTTGGTTCTCGCTAATGACAATGCTGATCGCCGTGCCCACGGGAGTGAAGATCTTCAACTGGATCGGCACCATGTGGCGGGGATCCCTGACATTCGAAACGCCCATGCTTTTCAGCATCGGATTCCTGATCACGTTCACCTTCGGTGGGCTAACCGGAGTCATACTCGCCTCCCCGCCGTTGGACTTCCACCTATCCGACTCGTACTTCGTCGTCGCCCACATTCACTACGTCGTATTCGGCACCGTCGTGTTCGCGATGTTCGCCGGCTTCTACTTCTGGTGGCCGAAATGGACAGGCAGGATGCTGAACGAACGCCTCGGCCACGTGCACTTCTGGCTGCTGTTCATCGGCTTCCACATGACCTTCCTGATCCAGCATTGGCTTGGAGCCCTCGGCATGCCAAGAAGATACGCGACCTACCTGCCTCAAGACGGATTCACCTGGTTGAACCAGGTGTCATCGATCGGATCGGCAATCCTCGCATTGTCGATGCTGCCGTTCCTATTCAACGTATATGTGACAACCCGCCGCGGCCCGAAAGTGACTGTAAACGACCCGTGGGGGACCGGGCGGTCGTTGGAATGGGCTACAAGTTGCCCTCCGCCGCGGCATAACTTCACCTCCATTCCGCGCATCCGATCCGAGTCGCCGGCGTTCGATTTGAACCATCCCGAGCAGGCCTCCATCCCGGGGGTGTTGGGATCGCGGGTATAG
- a CDS encoding ferritin-like domain-containing protein, translating to MSDNDFLLNAINRSGETQADRAALNDMVASAADDTAAKESPEISDGSILNFALNLEYLEAEFYLRASGMTLPDDMTTGTGTRGEVTGGRPVDFKNPVIRKFAAEIASDEREHVAFLRNALGSAAVSRPAISLDQSFTAAALAAGLIKPGETFDAYANDLNFLFAAFLFEDVGVTAFKGAAPFITNKTYLDAAAGLLATEAYHAGIVRTSLYNEGMINDAVFDAVEKISNVRGAVDGIGRDDQSIGNADVLNLVPTDENGGAFGRTPEHILNIVYLTADQATSGGFYPNGLNGSLRQSAQTV from the coding sequence ATGTCCGACAACGACTTCCTTCTTAACGCCATCAACCGAAGCGGCGAAACCCAGGCCGACCGCGCGGCTCTCAATGACATGGTCGCGTCCGCCGCCGATGACACGGCTGCCAAGGAGTCCCCTGAGATCAGCGACGGTTCCATCCTCAACTTCGCTCTCAACCTCGAGTACCTCGAGGCTGAGTTCTATCTTCGTGCCAGCGGCATGACCCTCCCGGACGACATGACTACCGGGACCGGCACCCGCGGGGAAGTTACCGGTGGCCGCCCGGTCGACTTCAAGAACCCGGTTATCCGGAAATTCGCCGCCGAGATCGCCTCGGATGAGCGCGAGCATGTCGCCTTCCTGCGGAACGCGCTCGGCAGCGCAGCTGTGTCGCGTCCCGCGATCTCCCTCGACCAGAGCTTCACCGCTGCAGCGCTCGCGGCCGGGCTGATCAAGCCGGGGGAGACCTTCGATGCCTACGCGAATGACCTCAACTTCTTGTTCGCTGCGTTCCTCTTCGAAGATGTCGGAGTGACCGCGTTCAAGGGCGCCGCACCGTTCATCACCAACAAGACCTACCTGGACGCGGCGGCGGGCCTCCTCGCGACCGAGGCCTACCACGCTGGCATCGTGCGAACCTCCCTCTACAACGAGGGCATGATCAACGACGCTGTGTTCGACGCCGTTGAGAAGATCTCCAACGTCCGCGGAGCCGTTGATGGCATCGGCCGCGATGACCAGAGCATCGGCAACGCTGACGTTCTCAACCTTGTTCCGACCGACGAGAACGGGGGCGCTTTTGGTCGCACGCCGGAGCACATCCTCAACATCGTTTACTTGACCGCTGACCAGGCAACCTCCGGTGGGTTCTACCCGAACGGCCTGAACGGCAGCCTTCGTCAGAGCGCCCAGACGGTCTAA
- the msrB gene encoding peptide-methionine (R)-S-oxide reductase MsrB has translation MVGPYAGLVPVLPALGTGRAVRLTRAQTDLIASLEASEGESFRTSAYDFETANYPELGHYSAVINGYEIGKIDYLTRRQRTVLTAVIVVSSYRQQGIGTEFIANVLDDIRRQGRTVTVQCPVIAAFLRRFAQYMDMVDAQFPGDGFRLNTSPRHDLGRYVSTPEAIAMLNPMQYRVTQESATEPAFDNAYWNHSDPGLYVDIVSGEPLFASLHKFDSGSGWPTFTASVAPENLVLKYESIFDRHSTEVRSRYGDSHLGHVFTDGTPEDGCLRFVVNSAALRFVPADRLETSGYADFCPIFNIEGTAT, from the coding sequence GTGGTTGGCCCGTACGCCGGGCTCGTGCCGGTACTGCCCGCGCTGGGGACAGGGCGGGCGGTACGGCTCACGCGAGCGCAGACTGACTTGATCGCCTCCCTCGAGGCTTCAGAGGGCGAGAGTTTCCGAACCTCTGCATACGACTTCGAGACGGCGAACTACCCCGAGCTCGGCCATTACAGCGCGGTCATCAATGGGTACGAAATCGGCAAGATCGATTACCTAACCCGACGCCAACGGACTGTGCTGACAGCTGTCATCGTCGTCTCCAGCTACCGCCAGCAAGGGATTGGGACCGAATTCATCGCCAACGTCCTCGACGATATCCGGCGACAAGGTCGCACGGTTACCGTGCAATGCCCCGTGATCGCGGCGTTCCTTCGGCGCTTCGCCCAGTACATGGACATGGTCGACGCGCAATTCCCAGGTGACGGCTTCCGCCTGAACACGTCGCCACGACATGACTTGGGACGGTACGTCAGCACTCCGGAGGCCATCGCGATGCTGAACCCGATGCAATACAGGGTGACGCAGGAATCGGCCACCGAGCCGGCATTCGACAATGCTTACTGGAACCATAGCGATCCTGGGCTGTATGTCGACATCGTCTCCGGGGAGCCTCTGTTTGCCTCGCTGCACAAATTCGACAGCGGCTCAGGGTGGCCCACCTTCACCGCGTCAGTCGCCCCCGAGAACCTGGTGCTCAAGTACGAGTCGATCTTCGATCGCCACAGCACTGAAGTCAGATCACGATACGGCGATAGCCATCTCGGCCACGTCTTCACCGACGGGACGCCAGAGGACGGCTGCTTGAGATTCGTGGTCAATTCCGCGGCGCTCCGGTTCGTTCCAGCCGACCGGCTGGAAACGAGCGGATACGCCGACTTCTGCCCGATATTCAACATCGAAGGAACAGCTACATGA
- the msrA gene encoding peptide-methionine (S)-S-oxide reductase MsrA: MSTKRALLASGCFWGAQELLRHRPGVIHTRTGYSGGDTPNATYRNHGDHAETVEVIFDDDVITFRELLEFFFQVHDPTTLNRQGNDIGRSYRSAIFYTSEEQKEVALDTIRDVDASGLWPGKVVTEVTKAGSFWEAEPEHQDYLQKHPHGYTCHYVRPGWKLPHRQRTQ; the protein is encoded by the coding sequence ATGAGCACCAAACGCGCTTTACTCGCGAGCGGATGTTTCTGGGGAGCGCAGGAGCTTCTGCGTCACCGACCAGGAGTGATCCACACTCGCACCGGGTACTCCGGCGGGGACACACCAAACGCCACCTACCGCAACCACGGCGACCACGCGGAGACAGTCGAGGTGATTTTCGACGACGACGTCATCACTTTCCGGGAGCTATTGGAGTTCTTCTTCCAGGTCCATGACCCGACAACGTTGAACCGGCAAGGCAACGACATCGGACGTAGCTACCGTTCGGCAATCTTCTACACATCCGAGGAGCAGAAGGAAGTCGCCTTGGACACGATTCGTGATGTCGACGCGTCCGGTCTGTGGCCCGGGAAAGTCGTCACCGAAGTGACCAAGGCGGGATCTTTCTGGGAAGCCGAGCCGGAACACCAGGACTATCTGCAAAAGCACCCGCACGGCTATACCTGCCATTACGTGCGACCTGGATGGAAGTTACCGCACAGGCAGCGCACCCAATAA
- a CDS encoding molybdopterin-dependent oxidoreductase → MAVFSRGFTGHRPEPDDSLPPGQHLTQNFPVLSAGATPTIPLEEWEFFIHTETGQTHKWDWEQIHALPFEDIETDIHCVTSWSKLGTHWRGISLDTLFAGVDTEYRYLMAHSYGGYTTNLILDEVLGGKAWLAFEYDGNDLPAEHGGPARLLVPHLYFWKSAKWVRGLVMQANDNPGFWEQYGYNLHGDPWREERYS, encoded by the coding sequence ATGGCAGTCTTCAGCCGTGGATTCACCGGACACCGACCCGAACCTGACGATTCCCTGCCGCCCGGGCAGCACCTCACTCAAAACTTCCCGGTCCTTTCCGCCGGCGCGACGCCTACCATCCCTCTCGAGGAATGGGAGTTCTTCATCCACACGGAAACCGGCCAGACACACAAGTGGGACTGGGAGCAGATCCATGCGCTCCCATTCGAGGACATCGAAACCGACATTCACTGCGTCACCAGCTGGTCAAAGCTCGGAACTCACTGGCGAGGGATCTCCCTAGACACGCTCTTCGCGGGCGTGGACACCGAGTACCGCTACCTCATGGCCCACTCTTACGGCGGATACACCACCAATCTCATCCTTGACGAAGTACTCGGCGGGAAAGCGTGGCTCGCATTCGAATACGACGGAAATGACCTGCCCGCAGAACACGGTGGGCCCGCGCGGCTCCTGGTGCCCCACTTGTACTTCTGGAAGAGCGCAAAGTGGGTCCGCGGGCTCGTCATGCAAGCAAACGACAACCCCGGGTTCTGGGAGCAGTACGGGTACAACCTCCACGGCGACCCGTGGCGGGAAGAGCGCTACTCGTGA
- a CDS encoding FAD-binding oxidoreductase produces the protein MSDNTPWHQGTLVDAVPLNLNARSITFEVPDWPGNLAGQHVDIRLTAADGYQAVRSYSTASAGTGTRVELGVEKLPDGEVSPFLVDGIEIGDSVEIRGPLGRWFVWTEDLTTPVQLIAGGSGVVPLLSMIRQHRMAQSSSEMRLLYSLKSPDDAFYREQLALLAGDAEVTWHYTRATPEGTQKQPSRLTKQDLQEAVSPPESAPRIYICGPTGFVESVSGFLGELGHLPENIRTERFGGV, from the coding sequence GTGAGCGACAATACCCCGTGGCATCAGGGCACGCTCGTCGACGCCGTTCCGCTGAACCTCAACGCACGGAGCATCACGTTCGAAGTGCCCGACTGGCCCGGAAACCTCGCCGGTCAACACGTCGACATTCGACTAACCGCCGCCGACGGATACCAAGCTGTGCGTTCATACTCCACCGCCTCTGCCGGCACCGGGACCCGAGTCGAGCTCGGAGTTGAAAAGCTGCCCGACGGTGAAGTCTCCCCATTCCTCGTCGACGGAATCGAGATCGGCGACTCGGTAGAAATCCGCGGACCACTCGGCCGCTGGTTTGTTTGGACCGAAGACCTCACAACTCCGGTGCAACTCATCGCAGGCGGATCCGGCGTTGTGCCCCTCCTGTCGATGATCCGGCAGCACCGCATGGCTCAAAGTTCCAGCGAAATGCGACTACTTTATTCGCTGAAGAGTCCCGACGATGCGTTCTACCGCGAACAGCTCGCTCTTCTGGCAGGCGACGCTGAGGTCACCTGGCACTACACGCGTGCCACACCCGAAGGCACCCAAAAGCAGCCATCTCGGCTAACAAAACAAGACCTCCAAGAAGCGGTCTCACCGCCCGAATCCGCGCCCCGTATCTATATCTGCGGCCCTACCGGGTTCGTCGAATCGGTAAGCGGATTCCTTGGTGAGCTCGGCCATCTACCCGAGAACATCCGCACAGAAAGGTTCGGTGGGGTATGA
- a CDS encoding DUF6510 family protein, which produces MSDNFLDGNVLAGPMSDVFEHDITTMIGECAHCRNVAAFAEAMVFGAPMGFVLRCRKCSEVLAVLVDQTPRRLLAMTGLRWIDITG; this is translated from the coding sequence ATGAGCGACAACTTCCTCGACGGGAACGTGTTAGCGGGACCCATGAGCGATGTGTTCGAACATGACATCACAACCATGATTGGCGAGTGCGCCCACTGTCGAAACGTCGCCGCGTTCGCTGAGGCAATGGTGTTCGGCGCGCCAATGGGGTTCGTCCTCCGATGCCGTAAATGTTCAGAGGTCCTCGCCGTGCTCGTCGATCAAACACCACGACGCCTGCTCGCCATGACGGGTCTCCGATGGATCGACATCACCGGGTGA